In Verrucomicrobia bacterium CG1_02_43_26, a single genomic region encodes these proteins:
- a CDS encoding dihydrolipoyl dehydrogenase encodes MAEENVYDLIVIGGGPAGYAGAIRAGQLGKRVLCVEMERAGGTCLNWGCIPSKALLKSAELYQTMNHSSDYGFTCSDITVDFPKVMKRSRNVADNMGKGIEFLFKKNKVDYIVGKAKIAAPGMVEITEGASTGKFFTSKNILVATGCKARSLPNITVDGKRVMTSREALAMQEMPKSITILGAGAIGVEFAYFLNAFGCKVTLVEMLPEVVPVEDAEVGQTLRRSFIKQGIDVHVGTKAENINVLEHSVQLNLVKGDQATTIETDSLLIAIGVAPNTDGLLSSKIKLNEDRGFIVVDDNYQTSQKGIYAAGDIIGAPWLAHVATFEAIQAVNGMFGAAKPKRVTLFPGCTYCQPQVASIGMTEAKAKEKGIDYKIGKFPFTASGKAVAINKSEGFVKVITDSKFGEILGAHIIGNDATELIAEYALAMNLEATIDDVHHTIHAHPTLSEALAEAAAAVRGEAIHI; translated from the coding sequence ATGGCTGAAGAGAATGTTTACGATCTTATAGTTATTGGCGGCGGCCCTGCAGGTTATGCGGGCGCTATTAGAGCAGGCCAATTGGGGAAAAGAGTCCTATGCGTTGAAATGGAAAGAGCTGGCGGAACATGTCTTAACTGGGGCTGCATTCCTTCAAAGGCACTTCTAAAGAGTGCGGAACTCTATCAAACCATGAATCATTCGAGTGATTATGGTTTTACGTGCAGTGATATTACGGTTGATTTCCCCAAAGTCATGAAGCGTTCTCGCAACGTGGCAGACAACATGGGAAAGGGCATAGAGTTTCTTTTTAAGAAAAATAAAGTCGATTACATCGTAGGAAAGGCAAAAATAGCCGCTCCGGGAATGGTGGAAATTACTGAAGGAGCATCAACGGGAAAATTTTTTACTTCAAAAAATATTCTTGTAGCAACTGGCTGTAAGGCACGCTCTCTGCCTAATATCACCGTAGACGGCAAAAGAGTTATGACTTCCAGGGAAGCATTGGCTATGCAGGAGATGCCAAAATCGATTACTATATTGGGCGCAGGCGCCATAGGGGTTGAATTCGCATACTTTTTAAACGCATTTGGTTGCAAGGTTACGCTTGTTGAAATGCTGCCTGAGGTTGTGCCGGTAGAAGATGCTGAGGTTGGTCAAACGCTTCGCCGTTCATTTATCAAGCAAGGCATTGATGTGCACGTAGGTACCAAAGCAGAAAACATTAATGTACTGGAGCATTCGGTTCAGTTAAACTTAGTGAAAGGCGACCAAGCAACTACGATCGAAACAGACAGTTTACTGATTGCTATTGGAGTCGCGCCTAACACGGATGGGCTATTATCTTCAAAAATAAAACTCAACGAAGACAGAGGTTTTATTGTTGTAGATGACAACTACCAAACGAGCCAAAAGGGCATTTATGCCGCAGGTGATATTATAGGTGCACCTTGGCTGGCACATGTCGCTACATTTGAAGCGATACAAGCTGTTAATGGTATGTTTGGAGCCGCAAAGCCTAAACGCGTAACGCTTTTCCCTGGTTGCACTTATTGCCAACCTCAGGTGGCTAGCATCGGCATGACAGAAGCGAAAGCTAAGGAAAAGGGCATCGATTACAAGATCGGTAAATTCCCTTTCACTGCTTCCGGTAAGGCTGTAGCCATTAATAAGTCTGAAGGCTTTGTGAAAGTAATAACAGATTCTAAATTCGGAGAGATATTAGGCGCACATATTATTGGAAATGATGCGACAGAGCTCATTGCCGAATATGCGCTTGCCATGAATCTAGAGGCGACAATTGATGATGTTCATCATACCATCCACGCCCACCCTACCCTTTCCGAGGCATTAGCTGAGGCTGCTGCTGCGGTACGCGGGGAAGCTATCCATATATAA
- a CDS encoding glyoxalase codes for MQSKISIITLGVKDLNKAIQFYRDGLHLPMREQQGDIAFFELQGTWLALYPLEELVKDIGGEVLPAKPGFAGMTLAHNLSSKAEVDLAMKEAKQAGATIAKPAQDAFWGGYSGYFTDPDGYYWEIAWNPFLQI; via the coding sequence ATGCAATCCAAAATATCCATTATCACACTTGGGGTTAAGGATTTAAACAAGGCCATCCAATTTTATAGAGATGGCCTTCACTTACCCATGCGGGAACAACAAGGCGATATCGCATTTTTTGAGCTACAAGGCACTTGGCTTGCATTGTATCCCCTCGAAGAGTTAGTGAAGGATATCGGAGGTGAAGTTTTGCCAGCAAAACCCGGTTTTGCTGGGATGACATTGGCGCACAATCTTTCCTCTAAAGCAGAGGTTGATCTTGCCATGAAAGAAGCTAAACAAGCGGGAGCAACGATTGCTAAACCGGCTCAAGATGCTTTTTGGGGCGGTTATTCGGGTTACTTTACCGATCCCGATGGTTATTATTGGGAAATTGCCTGGAACCCCTTTTTGCAAATTTAG
- a CDS encoding thiamine-phosphate diphosphorylase, whose protein sequence is MLDTAYVEESVWVETCAKLISGGADLIQLRAKRETPEQRRELLEAILPLFKGNTIPLIINDDLELALSYPTLGLHIGQEDTPARIARIRLGPDRILGLSTHSLKQATEALALENYLDYFALGPIFATQTKPNYPPVGLELIKAVNALNPKIPFFCIGGITHKNISQVAQAGAKRVVAVSDVFQVENMEKRIHCYKEALNTFNLND, encoded by the coding sequence ATTCTAGACACTGCTTATGTTGAAGAGTCGGTATGGGTTGAAACGTGTGCAAAACTCATCAGTGGCGGAGCAGACTTGATACAATTGCGGGCAAAAAGAGAAACCCCAGAGCAACGACGAGAATTATTAGAAGCTATATTGCCCCTATTTAAGGGAAACACAATTCCCCTCATCATCAATGATGATCTAGAGCTAGCCCTCAGTTACCCTACCTTAGGGTTACATATTGGACAAGAAGACACACCTGCTCGGATTGCACGTATTCGGCTAGGACCTGACCGTATTTTAGGCCTCTCAACGCATTCACTCAAACAAGCAACCGAGGCATTAGCGCTAGAGAATTACCTGGACTACTTTGCGCTTGGTCCCATTTTTGCAACCCAAACAAAGCCTAACTATCCCCCCGTTGGGCTAGAATTAATAAAAGCAGTAAATGCTTTAAATCCCAAAATACCCTTCTTTTGCATAGGAGGGATTACCCACAAGAATATAAGTCAGGTTGCCCAAGCGGGCGCAAAACGAGTAGTCGCCGTCTCTGACGTTTTTCAGGTTGAAAATATGGAAAAACGCATTCATTGCTACAAAGAAGCTCTGAATACATTTAATTTAAACGATTAA
- a CDS encoding acetyl-CoA carboxylase biotin carboxylase subunit: protein MIEKVLIANRGEIALRIIRACHELGIKTLAVYSEADEQSLPVQLADEAICIGGPRASDSYLKPDRILSAAEIGNVDAIHPGFGFLSENADFAEQCELCNIKFIGPKSSAIRLMGDKSSARDMARKAGVPIVPGSDGIIQNEEEALKVAKKIGFPVIIKAVAGGGGKGMRLAHNAAAFGKEFHTARNEAQKSFGNGDVYIEKFIECPRHIEIQLLADEHGKIIHCGERDCSIQRRYQKLIEESPSPFITPKLREKMGKAAIKLAEACGYQNAGTVEFLVDKNGDFYFMEMNTRIQVEHGITEEVTGIDLVKEQILIARGEHLKYDQKDVKFLRHAIECRINAEDPDRNFAPCPGEISFYCAPGGHGVRVDSHVYSGYKIPPYYDSMIAKLITFGRNRTIAIDRMNRALSECIIRGIPTTIPLCKSIMMDPVFREGNVTTNYLPDFFSRSPKKTPVESK from the coding sequence ATGATTGAGAAAGTACTCATAGCCAATCGGGGTGAGATAGCCTTACGCATCATCCGAGCCTGCCACGAACTGGGTATCAAAACCTTAGCCGTCTATTCCGAAGCTGATGAACAATCTCTTCCCGTACAGCTCGCAGACGAAGCTATCTGTATCGGAGGCCCTCGTGCTTCGGATAGCTACCTAAAACCCGATCGCATCTTGAGCGCTGCTGAAATCGGCAACGTGGATGCAATTCACCCGGGCTTTGGGTTTCTCTCCGAGAATGCAGACTTCGCCGAGCAATGCGAACTGTGCAACATCAAGTTCATTGGGCCAAAATCCTCCGCCATTCGCCTCATGGGAGACAAATCCTCCGCCCGCGACATGGCAAGGAAAGCGGGGGTTCCCATTGTTCCCGGCAGTGATGGTATTATCCAAAACGAAGAAGAAGCACTCAAAGTTGCCAAAAAAATAGGCTTTCCTGTTATCATCAAAGCCGTAGCCGGCGGTGGTGGCAAGGGCATGCGCCTTGCACATAACGCAGCCGCCTTCGGTAAAGAATTTCATACTGCTCGAAACGAAGCCCAAAAGAGCTTCGGTAATGGGGATGTCTACATCGAGAAATTTATCGAATGCCCACGCCATATAGAAATCCAGCTACTGGCTGATGAACATGGCAAAATCATTCATTGCGGCGAGCGCGATTGCTCCATTCAACGACGCTACCAAAAGCTCATTGAAGAATCACCATCTCCCTTCATCACGCCAAAACTGCGCGAAAAGATGGGCAAAGCAGCTATCAAGCTTGCAGAAGCTTGCGGCTACCAGAATGCGGGCACTGTGGAGTTTCTCGTGGATAAAAATGGAGATTTCTACTTCATGGAAATGAATACTCGTATCCAAGTAGAACATGGCATCACTGAAGAAGTAACGGGCATAGACCTTGTAAAAGAGCAGATATTGATTGCCCGCGGAGAGCATTTAAAATACGACCAAAAGGATGTAAAGTTCCTCCGTCACGCCATAGAATGCCGTATTAACGCGGAAGACCCGGATCGCAATTTTGCTCCCTGTCCTGGGGAAATCTCATTTTACTGCGCGCCTGGTGGGCATGGTGTAAGAGTGGACTCCCACGTATATAGCGGGTACAAGATCCCGCCGTATTACGACAGCATGATTGCGAAGTTAATCACCTTTGGTCGCAATCGCACGATCGCAATCGACCGCATGAATAGAGCCTTGAGTGAATGCATCATTAGAGGGATTCCGACAACAATTCCTTTGTGCAAGTCTATTATGATGGATCCTGTATTCCGTGAAGGGAATGTGACAACCAACTATTTGCCAGATTTTTTCAGTAGATCTCCTAAAAAAACTCCTGTAGAGTCAAAATAA
- a CDS encoding acetyl-CoA carboxylase, biotin carboxyl carrier protein, with protein sequence MDTKKITEIVDLMKASDLIEFEIEEEGLKLRICRGKAKDCTHDLIHTQLAPAIVSSSTNVPFPMHASSSAQETVKDYEYIKSPMVGTFYRSPSPDSKVYASEGTQVNKDSVVCIIEAMKVMNEIQAETNGSILEVLVEDGSSVEYGQNLFKVRKP encoded by the coding sequence TTGGACACTAAAAAAATAACCGAAATTGTGGACCTGATGAAGGCATCAGATCTCATTGAATTTGAAATTGAAGAAGAAGGCCTCAAGCTACGCATCTGCCGCGGCAAAGCCAAAGACTGCACGCATGATTTGATTCACACACAGCTTGCGCCAGCTATTGTCTCCTCTTCAACCAATGTTCCTTTCCCCATGCACGCTTCTTCAAGTGCGCAAGAGACTGTAAAAGACTACGAATACATAAAGTCGCCCATGGTAGGCACCTTCTACAGAAGTCCATCACCAGACAGCAAAGTTTATGCATCCGAAGGCACTCAAGTCAACAAAGACTCCGTTGTCTGCATCATAGAAGCCATGAAGGTCATGAACGAAATCCAAGCTGAAACAAACGGTTCGATCCTCGAAGTCCTCGTAGAAGACGGTTCTTCCGTAGAATATGGCCAAAACCTGTTCAAGGTAAGAAAGCCCTAA